ATCAGCGATGTGCCGCCGATGACCGCACTGGCAATGGCATCCAGCTCATACATCACGCCTTCGTTCGGCTGGGCGGTAACGAGACGCGACATCAGCACGCAGCCCGTCAGCCCGGCGAGCGTGCCGGACAGGATGTAGGTGAAATTGGTGACGCGAGCGACGTTGACGCCGGAAAGGCGGGCAGCATCCGCATTGGAACCCACGGCATAGATGTGGCGGCCGAGGATGGAGCGGTTAAGCATGAAGGAAACCGCAAGCGCAATCACCACCATCAGGATGACCGGATAGGGAATGCCGGGAAACACGACATTCGGAAAGCCATCGTCACCGATAGTGACGATACGGAAGAGTGCGCCATTGCCGAGTTCACCGAAGGATTCGCCAAGGCCGGATACGGCGCGCGCACCGGTGATCTGCAGGGCCACACCGCGGGCAATCAGCATCATGCCAAGAGTGGCGATGAAGGGCGGCAGCTTGAAGCGCGTCACCAGAAGACCGTTGATGAGGCCACAAAGCGACCCCGTCAGAATGCCGAGCAACATGCCGATGGGCACCGGCATGCCGAGTTCCTTCACCGCAAGGGCGGCAACGACGCCGGCAAGCGCAAGCACCGAACCGACGGAAAGATCGATGCCGCCGGTGATGATGACACAGGTGGCACCAATGCCGAGCAGCGCAATAGAAGTCACCTGCAGCGCGATCGTCATGCCATTATTGACGGTGAAGAAGGCGTTACTGGTCGCGGAGAAGACCGCGACCAGCGCAAAGAGGCTGCCGAGCGCCGCAAATTTCTGGATGATGTCCTTCTGACGATCGCTGACGGCGAAGCCCTTCTTGGGTTCTGCAATATTGGCCATGTCGTTCCTCACTGCGCGGCCCGGCCGTAACCGGACGCATACCGCATGATTTCTTCTTGATTGGTCTTGGCGGTTTCGAGCACGCCGGTGATACGGCCCTGATGGAACACCGCAATACGATCCGTCAGTCCCAGAATTTCCGGCAGTTCCGAACTGATGAGAATGACGCCGATGCCCTGCGCGGCCAGTTCGTCCATGATCTTGTAGATCGCAAACTTCGCGCCAACATCGATGCCGCGCGTCGGCTCGTCGAAGAACAGCACGCGCGACTGCCGGAACAGCCATTTGCCGATGATGATTTTCTGCTGGTTGCCACCCGAAAGCAGCCGCACGGTCTGATCGATCGAGGGAGTGCGGATATTCAGCAGATCGACGTAACGCTTCGCCACATCGTCATGCTTCTTGAAATCGATCAGCCCGAAACGGTTGGAAACCTCGCCGAGATTGGCGAGCGTCGTATTGGCCGCCACCGACATCTTGATGGCGAGGCCATCGCTTTTGCGATCTTCCGAGAGATAGGCAATGCCTTCCTCGATAGCGTCCTGCGGCGAGCCGATCGAAAGTTCGCGCCCGTTGAAAACGATCTTACCCGCATCGAGCGGATCGGCCCCGAAGATTGCCCGCGCAACTTCCGTTCGTCCCGCGCCCATAAGTCCGGCAAAACCTAAGATTTCGCCACGCCGCAGTGAAAAACTGACGTCACTGAACACGCCATTGCGCGTCAGCCCTTCGACGGAAAAGAGAATATCATCCGTCGGGCGCGAGGTGCGTTCGGGGAATTTGTCTTCCAGCGAACGCCCGACCATACGCGTGACAATGTCATCAACAGTGATCGAGGCGAAATCGTCGGTTGAGATATAACGTCCGTCGCGCAGGATCGTCACGCGATCGACGATCTCGGCCATCTCATCGAGACGATGGGAAATATAAACGATACCGACGCCGGAGGCCTTGAGATCGCGGATAACCTTGAACAGAAGCCGGGTTTCCTGCTCGGTCAGCGAGGAGGTCGGCTCGTCCATGATCAGCACTTCGGCATCAAGAGAGAGCGCCTTGGCGATTTCCACCATCTGACATTGCGCGACGGAAAGACTGCGGACCAGCTGGTCGGGGTTGATATCGACCCCCAGCCGGTCGAGACAGCGTTTGGCATCGAGTCGCAGTTTCTTGCGGTCCACGAGAAAACCCCGGCGCGGCTCACGCGCCAGATAAATGTTCTCGGCAACGGAAAGATGCGGAACAAGGTTGAGTTCCTGATGGATGATGGCGATGCCGGCCGCTTCGGATTGCAGCGGCGATGCATATTGCACCTTCTCGCCTTTGTGCAGGATCGTTCCTTCACTCGGCTGGTAGACACCGCTGATGATCTTCATCAGTGTCGATTTTCCCGCGCCATTCTCGCCGCAGACGGCATGCACTTCGCCGCTGCGCAGATCGAAATGAACGTTCGACAGCGCTTTTACGCCTGGAAATTCCTTGCTGATGTTCTCGAGACGCAGAAGGACCGAACGCTCCGCACGCGCCATCTCCTCAGGCGAAAAATCGCCCCGAATTGTCGATGCGCCCTGCGACATCTGGAAACCTCCACCCTGTTCCCCGCTCCACCGGGGGCCTTGAACAGGGCAAATGGTTAGGCCGGTTTTTTATAATGGTCAAGCCAATTAGGTCAAAAATTGAAGGTGCGCTTTGGAGGAAACGGAAAGCAATCACAAGAAATTTTAAAATAATACTGTATTTTCAGTTATTTAAGTAATTTCTTGCGTATTGGCACGCTTGACGTTACGGTAAGGCCAAATATAAGTATCACGAAGGCTTCAGTAAAAAACACATGAATGGTCAGGCCAAAATAGCGGAACCGCGCAGGCTTTATCAGCAGATTGCGGATCAGATACGCGAACTCATCGACGTGGGTGAATTCCTGCCCGGGACGCGGCTTCCCGCCGAACGGGAATTGGCACAGAAACTCGGCGTGTCGAGACCCTCGTTGCGTGAGGCGCTGATTGCGCTTGAAATCGACAACACCGTCGAAATTCGCATGGGTTCCGGCGTCTATGTATCTACCGAAGCGCTTCAAACGACCCATCACACCAAGTCGCTGGGAGACAGCCCTTCCGAATTGATGCAGGCGCGGGCCGCGCTGGAGGGGGCGACCATCGTGCTGGCAGCAAACCGGATGACCGATGAGACGATCGCGGCCCTCCGCCAGATTCTCAACACCATGCAAAAGGAAATCGAGGCTGGCCGCAAACCCCTCGATCAGGATCGCCTGTTTCACGTGACCATTGCCGAGCAATCCGGCAACAGCGTTCTGGCGAGGCTGGTGGCCAACCTCTTCGATGAGCGCCACAGCCCCATTTCGGCCCAGCTTCGCGTCAAATTTGAAGATCGCGACACTTGGACCCGCGCCCTGCAGGAGCACGAAGCTATTCTGGCGGCGCTGGAGCTCAAGGATCCGCTGCTGGCGCAAGCCGCCATGCACATCCATCTGGAAGGTTCGAAACGCCGCTGGGTGGATAGCTGAATGACAAACATAGCAGGCAATGTACCGGGAGGAGGAAAACCCGTGAGTGAGAATTCCGAGGCAACCATTTTGCTGAACGCCAACGACAATGTCGCGGTGGCGCGTCGGTCTATCCCGGCTGGCGGAGCGACGGGCAGGGGTGATCTGGCGGCACTCGAGCTGATCGGACGCGGGCACAAGGTGGCGCTCAAACTCATCAAATCCGGAGACGAGGTGCTGAAATACGGGCAGGTCATCGGCATCGCGACCCAGGACATCGAAGCCGGCCGGCATGTGCACCTGCACAATCTCGCCATGGTGCCGTCAGAACATGCGCATCAGTTCAGCGTCGACATCGAGGAGAAGGGCATGGTGCCGGAAGCCGAGCGCCGGACCTTCATGGGTTATGACCGTGGTCTCGGCGGCGTTGGCACACGCAACTATATCGGCGTCATCGCCTCGGTGAACTGTTCCGCCACTGTGTCGCGCTACATCGCCGATTATTTCAACAAACAGGGCGGCCTTGACGGCTTCGACAATGTCGATGGCGTCGTGGCGCTGACCCACGGTGGCGGCTGTGCGCTGAACACCAAGTCGGAAGGTTACCGCCTTCTGATCCGCACCATTCAGGGTTATGCCCGCCATCCGAATTTCGGCGGGATTCTGCTGATCGGCCTTGGTTGCGAAACCAACCAGATCGCGCCCATTCTCGAACATTACAAGATGGAAGAGGGCGAGCGGCTGCGCACCATGACCATCCAGCAGCATGGTGGCACCCGCAAGACCATCGATGCGGCAATAACCGAAATCAAGGCGATGCTACCGATGGTGAACGCCGCCCGCCGCACCGAGCAACCGCTTTCCAAGCTGAAGGTCGCACTGGAATGTGGCGGCTCGGATGGATATTCCGGCATCTCCGCCAATCCGGCTCTGGGTTATGCATCCGACCTAATCGTCCGCAATGGCGGCACGACCGTGCTTTCCGAAACGCCCGAAATCTACGGCGCGGAGCACCTGCTGACCAAACGCGCCGTCACACCTGCGGTCGCCGAAAAACTGCTGCAGCGCATCGACTGGTGGCGGGACTATACCGCCCGCAATGGCGACGAACTCAACAACAATCCTTCGCACGGCAACAAGCTCGGCGGCCTGACTACCATTCTGGAGAAATCGCTGGGCGCGGTCGCCAAGGGTGGCTCCATGCCGCTGAAGGCGGTTTATGAATTTGCCGAGACCGTGACGGAGCAAGGCTTCGTCTTCATGGATACACCCGGCTATGACCCCGTTGCCGTCACCGGCCAGGTTGCCGGCGGCTGCAACGTCATCTGTTTCACCACCGGCCGTGGCTCGGTTTCAGGTTTCAAGCCCTCTCCCTGCATCAAGATCGCCACCAACTCCGAAATGTATGAACACATGAAGGAAGACATGGATATCAACTGCGGCGAGATCGTCACCGGAACGGAAACCATCGAAGAATCCGGCAAACGAATTTTCGAACATATTCTCGCGGTCGCTTCCGGCGACAAGACGGTGAGCGAAATTTATGATTACGGTGACAATGAATTTGTGCCGTGGCAGGTCGGCGCAGTGACCTGAAGCGCAATACCGACTGTCCCACGTGAAACAAAAGGCCCGGAAATCACTTTCCGGGCCTTCGTCATTTCTGTCTATATCGCGCGCTTAATGGCGGAAGTGGCGCATGCCGGTGAAGACCATAGCCACATTATGCTCGTTTGCAGCGTCGATCACGTCCTGATCGCGCATGGAGCCACCCGGCTGGATGACAGCGGTGGCGCCCGCAGCGATTGCAGCAAGCAAACCATCCGCAAACGGATAAAAGGCTTCCGACGCAACGGCAGAGCCGCGCGTCAATGGTTCGGCAAGGCCAAGAGCCTTGGCTGCATCTTCCGCCTTCTGGGCGGCGATGCGGGCGGAATCCACACGGCTCATCTGGCCAGCGCCGATACCCGCCGTCTGACCGTCCTTCGCATAGATCACGGCATTGGATTTCACATGCTTGGCGATCTTGAAAGCGAACTTCATGTCCTCAAGCTCTTGCGCCGTCGGTGCACGCTTGGTTACGACCTTGAGTTCGAGATCCTCGACCATGCCATTGTCACGGCTCTGCACCAGCAGGCCACCGGAAACGGTCTTCGCCGTGAGGCCAGCCGCACGCGGGTCTGGCAGGCCGCCGGCGGCCAGAAGGCGCAGGTTCGGCTTGCGGGCGATGATGGACTTGGCCTCTTCGGTCACGTCAGGCGCGATGATGACTTCGGTGAAGAGCTTGACGATCTCTTCCGCCGTTTCCGCATCGAGCGTGCGGTTGAGCGCAATGACGCCGCCAAAGGCGGAAACGGAATCGCATGCCAGCGCCCGCCGATAGGCTTCTGCAAGGGTAGGGCCGGTCGCAACGCCACAGGGATTGGCGTGTTTGACGATGGCAACGGCCGGCGCATTTTCCGGCAGGAACTCCGCCACCAGCTCGTAAGCCGCATCGGTATCATTGATGTTGTTGTAGGAGAGCTGCTTGCCCTGGAGAAGCGTCGCCGTTGCAACGCCGGGGCGCTTTTCACCGGTCAGGTAGAAACCGGCGCTCTGATGCGGGTTTTCACCATAACGCATCTTTTCTTTCAGCACACCGCCGATGGCGCGGTAATGAGGCGTCTCGATCGCCAGTGCTTCGGCAAACCAGTTGGAAATCACGGCATCATAAGCAGCCGTGCGGGCATAGGCCTTGGCGGCAAAACGCTGGCGCAGCGCATAGGAGGTCTGTCCGTCATCGGCCTGCAGGGCTTCCACCAGCGCAGGGTAGTCGGAAGGGTCGGTAACAACGGTGACATAGGCATGGTTCTTGGCGGAAGCGCGGATCATCGCCGGGCCGCCAATATCGATATTCTCAACCGTCGTCGGATAATCGCCGCCCTTGGCGCGCACTTCCTCGAACGGATAGAGATTGATCACGGAAAGATCGATCGCCTCGATACCATGTGCCTTCATGGCCTCGACATGCTCGGCATCGTCGCGGATTGCCAGAAGCCCGCCATGAACATTGGGATGCAGCGTCTTGACGCGGCCATCCATGATCTCGGGAAAATTGGTGACGTCGGAGACATCTGTGACGGCAAGACCCGCTTCGGCAATCGCCTTTGCCGTACCGCCGGTCGACAGGAGCTTGACGCCGAGCTTGGAGAGTACCGTTGCCAACTCGATAATATCGGTCTTGTCGGACACGGAAAGAAGCGCCGTGCGAATCTTGACCTTATCGGGGGCGGGAATTTTCTTGGACACCACGGCCATCGGGCATACTCCGTATAATAGGGAGGACAGGCTGGAAGGGGAATGATCCAGCGATTGCCGCCGCGTTAACACAGCTTACCGCATTAATAAACAGCGGGGATGCCGAACGGCAAAAACTATGGCGGTTTTTGCCCTGAGTGGCCCAAAAGCCCTCAGCCCATGCGTTCGATGAGCCAGCGGATTTCCCGGGTATTGACGAGATTGAAGGGTAATTCGATCTGCTGCGAAGGACGCATGCCGGATGCATCCGCCATGAAGACATCGTCGGTCACGAAAAGCTCCAGTCCGGGCGCCGAAAACAGCCAGGTGGTGCCATCCGCGGCCTCCAGATAAACCGACTCCTCATCCCGCTGGTGTAGCTGAATATGGGGGTGGATGTGAAAACGGGAAACCGCTGACACGGATTGCAATTGCGCTTTCACCACGGCTTCGTCAGCGCGAAGCAGGTCGCGGCCCTTTATCTTCGTGCCCGCCGCATTCAATTCTATTTCCCGCTCATGGTAGCAGCCGAAATTCTGCAAATAACCATCATGCGACGCCCAAAGGATGTCATTGCCATTTGCATCCGTTCCACGTCGGCTATCGACCTTGCTGACGCCCGAAACCATGATCGGGCCAAGCAACCTCGAGCGCGACAATCTGCAGGACGAAGTGTCGGCAAGCGTGACGGTGGAATGCGCCGCCGTGGAACGGCTGGCGCGTTGATATTCCGGTGCGGCATTACGCGGAAACCCGGAATTGACGATGAACCGGTTCTTGCCGCAGGACATTTCGAAAGAGAGACACCCTGAATGGGCGCTGCGCGACAGTTCCGCCGAACCGGGATAACCGGTGTCCACGATGATAACAGTCTCATCTGTCGCGAGCCGATGGTAATTCACATCCGTCAGGACCTTGGAAGGCCGGCCGGCCGTTTCATCATAACGCAGCACGGAAACAAGCTCGTTGGCGAGCGTCGCCGTGGCGCCGTTGAACAGCGCAAGATCGCCGCCCTGATGCCGGAAGAACCGGATCGCCGGAAACATGCGGTCTATCGCCGGCACCAGTCCAGAGGGCAGGTCATGGCCAAGATTAATATAACTTTGCCGCAGCGGCAGGAGATCGAGCAGCAGATCCAGCATAACTCTTGGATTGCGGGAAACATGCCCGCCATCGGGGAGAATCTGGCGTTCCATTTCCTGAGCTAGCTTCGTTCCGTTCCGGTTGATCCGTGACAACCGTGTGGGCATGGCGATGGAGGCCATCGCAAGCGCTATTCTGATCCGCAGCCGCGCTTCACCATCCGGCGCATGTTTGACGATCCGCTCGAGGTAACGCACATGAAAGGCGAGGCTCTTCAGGAAACGGCGATAAAAGCCCGCATCGGCCTCGTATAAAACCACGGGAGAATGCGAAAGCCAGGCTATCAGCCTCTGCGCCGCAATTTCAGGTGACCAGGCCGTGCCCGTAACGCGCTTGCCATGCAATACCATCCACTCGGCGACGATGCGACGCGCACGCTTGCAGGCCTCGCTCGATTTATCGGAACGAATGTGCCGCAGCCAGGTAAATGCTTGCAGCCGTTCTTCAAAAACTGCTGAAGGGTAATCTACCTGAAACGGCGAAGCGCCGCCGGTTTCAACGACGCGTCCGGCAAGCGCGATGCGACCGCGCAACAACTCCTCGGCAAAATAGGGATCGATCGCTCTCAGATCGGTGGGTGCAGCCACCAGGCCAGTGGGCACGCGGTTGGTGAATCGCGATAGATGCAGACGCAACGGGGTAAGGCCGACACACAGATGACGATAAGCCATCCGCGAAAGAAGACCGGCGGCATTCATGCTGCCTGCGAAGGACCCTAACAAGCTGTGTTTCCCGTTTCACATGTTTTGTTTTTATCAGTGAACCGCGATGATCGGAACGTTTTCGATAAATATCTAATGATTCGCGAGAGCTTGGCTTTTTTCTACTTCTTACGCAAGACACTGCTAAAAAACCCATCGACGCCACCGAACATATCAGGTGTCGTGCGAAGATCGCCCGCGGCACTAATCGCCGCTTCCATTCCGGGCCAGTCTTCCCTGTGAACGGCAACACGCTCCACATCAGGGTTTTCCGCCAGAACCTCGGCAATCATCTCTTCCCCTTCGGAAGGATCGAGCGAGCAGTTGGAAAAGACCACGAGGCCGCCCGGCCCGACGAGCGTTAGCGCATGTCGCAGCATCTGGCCCTGAAGTGCCGCGAGTTTGGCAATGTCGTTCTCGTCTTTCGTCC
This window of the Agrobacterium fabrum str. C58 genome carries:
- the purH gene encoding bifunctional phosphoribosylaminoimidazolecarboxamide formyltransferase/IMP cyclohydrolase, with the translated sequence MAVVSKKIPAPDKVKIRTALLSVSDKTDIIELATVLSKLGVKLLSTGGTAKAIAEAGLAVTDVSDVTNFPEIMDGRVKTLHPNVHGGLLAIRDDAEHVEAMKAHGIEAIDLSVINLYPFEEVRAKGGDYPTTVENIDIGGPAMIRASAKNHAYVTVVTDPSDYPALVEALQADDGQTSYALRQRFAAKAYARTAAYDAVISNWFAEALAIETPHYRAIGGVLKEKMRYGENPHQSAGFYLTGEKRPGVATATLLQGKQLSYNNINDTDAAYELVAEFLPENAPAVAIVKHANPCGVATGPTLAEAYRRALACDSVSAFGGVIALNRTLDAETAEEIVKLFTEVIIAPDVTEEAKSIIARKPNLRLLAAGGLPDPRAAGLTAKTVSGGLLVQSRDNGMVEDLELKVVTKRAPTAQELEDMKFAFKIAKHVKSNAVIYAKDGQTAGIGAGQMSRVDSARIAAQKAEDAAKALGLAEPLTRGSAVASEAFYPFADGLLAAIAAGATAVIQPGGSMRDQDVIDAANEHNVAMVFTGMRHFRH
- a CDS encoding UxaA family hydrolase, coding for MSENSEATILLNANDNVAVARRSIPAGGATGRGDLAALELIGRGHKVALKLIKSGDEVLKYGQVIGIATQDIEAGRHVHLHNLAMVPSEHAHQFSVDIEEKGMVPEAERRTFMGYDRGLGGVGTRNYIGVIASVNCSATVSRYIADYFNKQGGLDGFDNVDGVVALTHGGGCALNTKSEGYRLLIRTIQGYARHPNFGGILLIGLGCETNQIAPILEHYKMEEGERLRTMTIQQHGGTRKTIDAAITEIKAMLPMVNAARRTEQPLSKLKVALECGGSDGYSGISANPALGYASDLIVRNGGTTVLSETPEIYGAEHLLTKRAVTPAVAEKLLQRIDWWRDYTARNGDELNNNPSHGNKLGGLTTILEKSLGAVAKGGSMPLKAVYEFAETVTEQGFVFMDTPGYDPVAVTGQVAGGCNVICFTTGRGSVSGFKPSPCIKIATNSEMYEHMKEDMDINCGEIVTGTETIEESGKRIFEHILAVASGDKTVSEIYDYGDNEFVPWQVGAVT
- a CDS encoding FadR/GntR family transcriptional regulator; the protein is MNGQAKIAEPRRLYQQIADQIRELIDVGEFLPGTRLPAERELAQKLGVSRPSLREALIALEIDNTVEIRMGSGVYVSTEALQTTHHTKSLGDSPSELMQARAALEGATIVLAANRMTDETIAALRQILNTMQKEIEAGRKPLDQDRLFHVTIAEQSGNSVLARLVANLFDERHSPISAQLRVKFEDRDTWTRALQEHEAILAALELKDPLLAQAAMHIHLEGSKRRWVDS
- a CDS encoding ABC transporter permease, whose protein sequence is MANIAEPKKGFAVSDRQKDIIQKFAALGSLFALVAVFSATSNAFFTVNNGMTIALQVTSIALLGIGATCVIITGGIDLSVGSVLALAGVVAALAVKELGMPVPIGMLLGILTGSLCGLINGLLVTRFKLPPFIATLGMMLIARGVALQITGARAVSGLGESFGELGNGALFRIVTIGDDGFPNVVFPGIPYPVILMVVIALAVSFMLNRSILGRHIYAVGSNADAARLSGVNVARVTNFTYILSGTLAGLTGCVLMSRLVTAQPNEGVMYELDAIASAVIGGTSLIGGVGTISGTAIGAFVIGILRNGLNMNGVSAFTQQIIIGLVILVTVWIDQLRNRR
- a CDS encoding heparinase II/III family protein — translated: MNAAGLLSRMAYRHLCVGLTPLRLHLSRFTNRVPTGLVAAPTDLRAIDPYFAEELLRGRIALAGRVVETGGASPFQVDYPSAVFEERLQAFTWLRHIRSDKSSEACKRARRIVAEWMVLHGKRVTGTAWSPEIAAQRLIAWLSHSPVVLYEADAGFYRRFLKSLAFHVRYLERIVKHAPDGEARLRIRIALAMASIAMPTRLSRINRNGTKLAQEMERQILPDGGHVSRNPRVMLDLLLDLLPLRQSYINLGHDLPSGLVPAIDRMFPAIRFFRHQGGDLALFNGATATLANELVSVLRYDETAGRPSKVLTDVNYHRLATDETVIIVDTGYPGSAELSRSAHSGCLSFEMSCGKNRFIVNSGFPRNAAPEYQRASRSTAAHSTVTLADTSSCRLSRSRLLGPIMVSGVSKVDSRRGTDANGNDILWASHDGYLQNFGCYHEREIELNAAGTKIKGRDLLRADEAVVKAQLQSVSAVSRFHIHPHIQLHQRDEESVYLEAADGTTWLFSAPGLELFVTDDVFMADASGMRPSQQIELPFNLVNTREIRWLIERMG
- a CDS encoding sugar ABC transporter ATP-binding protein, which codes for MSQGASTIRGDFSPEEMARAERSVLLRLENISKEFPGVKALSNVHFDLRSGEVHAVCGENGAGKSTLMKIISGVYQPSEGTILHKGEKVQYASPLQSEAAGIAIIHQELNLVPHLSVAENIYLAREPRRGFLVDRKKLRLDAKRCLDRLGVDINPDQLVRSLSVAQCQMVEIAKALSLDAEVLIMDEPTSSLTEQETRLLFKVIRDLKASGVGIVYISHRLDEMAEIVDRVTILRDGRYISTDDFASITVDDIVTRMVGRSLEDKFPERTSRPTDDILFSVEGLTRNGVFSDVSFSLRRGEILGFAGLMGAGRTEVARAIFGADPLDAGKIVFNGRELSIGSPQDAIEEGIAYLSEDRKSDGLAIKMSVAANTTLANLGEVSNRFGLIDFKKHDDVAKRYVDLLNIRTPSIDQTVRLLSGGNQQKIIIGKWLFRQSRVLFFDEPTRGIDVGAKFAIYKIMDELAAQGIGVILISSELPEILGLTDRIAVFHQGRITGVLETAKTNQEEIMRYASGYGRAAQ